From the genome of Pelobacter propionicus DSM 2379, one region includes:
- the murI gene encoding glutamate racemase translates to MSWRSIGIFDSGVGGLTVLREIIKAMPQEDTIYFGDTARVPYGTKSPETVIRYAHEITSFLVRRDIKLLVVACNTVSAVALNGLKRHFPIPVVGVIEPGAKRAVEVSRSGRIGVIGTAGTIKSSAYSRAIKRLNAQAEVLTRACPLFVPLAEEGWIDNQVARLTAQSYLQDLKEAGVDTLVLGCTHYPLLKPLICETMGPDVTLVDSAEETARSVAEILSRKKLLRPPSEKGNHHYFVSDVPAAFIRVGNRFLGGRLGDVYQVNLDDEREEG, encoded by the coding sequence GCGGCCTGACGGTCCTGCGTGAGATCATCAAGGCCATGCCCCAGGAGGACACCATCTATTTCGGCGATACCGCCCGGGTGCCCTACGGCACCAAATCGCCGGAGACGGTGATCCGCTACGCCCATGAAATCACTTCCTTCCTGGTCAGGCGCGACATAAAGCTGCTGGTTGTGGCCTGCAATACGGTGTCTGCGGTCGCCCTGAACGGACTGAAGCGCCACTTCCCCATCCCGGTGGTGGGGGTGATCGAGCCGGGCGCCAAGCGGGCGGTTGAGGTGAGCCGCAGCGGCCGCATCGGCGTCATCGGCACTGCCGGCACCATCAAGAGCAGCGCCTACAGCCGCGCCATCAAACGACTCAATGCCCAGGCCGAGGTGCTGACCCGCGCCTGTCCGCTCTTCGTGCCGCTGGCCGAGGAAGGGTGGATCGACAACCAGGTGGCGCGCCTGACGGCCCAGAGCTACCTCCAGGATCTCAAGGAGGCCGGCGTGGACACCCTGGTGCTCGGCTGCACCCACTACCCGCTGCTGAAGCCGCTTATCTGCGAGACCATGGGGCCCGATGTCACCCTGGTGGATTCGGCCGAAGAGACCGCCCGCAGCGTGGCCGAGATCCTCTCCCGGAAGAAGCTTCTGCGCCCCCCCTCGGAAAAGGGGAACCACCACTACTTTGTCAGCGACGTCCCGGCCGCCTTCATCAGGGTGGGGAACCGCTTCCTGGGCGGACGTCTGGGCGATGTGTACCAGGTGAATCTTGATGACGAGCGGGAGGAAGGGTAG